A window of Salvia splendens isolate huo1 chromosome 8, SspV2, whole genome shotgun sequence genomic DNA:
AATTATAACAATTGATTCTATTGCATTCATTATTATTTTGTCGGAATCAAGTCTCTGATTAActctttctttcttgtgtgCAGAATGTGCCACCTGCGATACTACTCGGGTTCTTGCGGGAGCATCGGTCAGAATGGGCGGACAACATTGATACCTATGCAGCATCTGCTGCCAAGATTGGTCCGTGTACTTTCTTAGGGACTCGGGTTGGAAATTCCGGTGGTCAAGTCATCCTTCCACTGGCCCAGACTATCGAGCACGAAGAGGCAAGTGCATAGGGTTATCTTCTCAACTCTTGTTGTCTTATCTAACTCTAATTTACTGTAATAGCCTTTGTTGCAATGTTTACATAAGAACATATTGTTTGGTTTTCCAATAGCTTCTGGAGGTAATTAAGATGGAAGGAGTCAGCCACATGCCTGATGAAGCAATGATGGTTAGAGACATCTTCCATTTGCAGGTAGATATTCCCATTGGATTCCTGCCCAGTTACTAGCTGTGATATGTAATGATAGAACAATCTTTCTTGGCTTATTTTTATGTTCAATGTCAAAAACTCACTGGTATAAGTTACTAGCTTCCCTAATCCTTTCCACGTGCTTACTAACTTCATAACACAAGAACTTATTACTACATCTGTTGTGCCATAAACTAATTGATAGCTTGAAAAATGAGAGTGATCTTAAACAGATTCTAGAATGCCAGAATAGTCTTATGTGTAAAAGAGTTCTAGATGGTAAGTCCTGTTTGTACGTATCAAATAGCTGTTCTGCAACGCAAGTTTGTGACATCTGGTCTGCATCTTGAATTTGGCAGCTCTGTGGGGGAATGGATGAAAATGCAGTCGGCACGTGTGCTGAACTTATATTTGCCCCTATTGATGCCGCCTTTGCTGAAGATGCTCTTCTCCTGCCTTCTGGTTTCCGCATAATTCCCCTTGGTTCTGGAAAGGTGAGTGCTCTTTTGTTGCTATTTTCCTTCTGTTTGTTTATTTCCCTTTCTTGTTGCACAACTCGATATTATATTTTGGAGTAACGGGGCTTGATGATAACTCTTTGGAACCATATCTTGTATCGATGATGCTACATGTTCACTTGGTCAGAAGTCTCTTAATAAGGGGTTTGGTATAGCTTTTTAACTGAAAATTCCAAATTCAGAAGCTTTTTTACGGATTCTACGTCTAAACGGCTGCAATATTTCACAGGTAGCATCAAGTCCAAATCGTACTCGACCTTGCATCTGCTCTAGAAACTGGGACTGGAGGCAGTAAACCGTCCAACGACCTTGCTGTCACCAGCAGCACTTCAAGGTCTGTCATGACTATTGCTTTCCAGTTTGCATTCGAAAGCCACATGCAAGAGACTGTTGCATCAATGGCCCGGCATTATGTTCGCAGCATCATATCCTCTGTTCAGAGGGCCGCGTAGCTCTCTCTTCATCGAACACTTAAAGCTGCAAACTTGTGAACATCCACAGGCCGTTCCTGTTTTCACCTTCGCGAACCAGGCTGGTCTTGACATGCTTGAGACGACCTTGGTCGCACTTCAAGATATATGTCTGGAGAAGATATTCGATGATCGTGGTCGTAAAAACCTCGGCTGAGAGACTCCACACATTATGCATCAGGTCAGCCAATATGCAGCAATGCAATTACTACTCTTCCAAACCATTTTAATTTAGTTGAATTATAGTAATGAGTATTTAGTCATTCTTACGAGTATTAGCGGTTTATCTTGGCAATGTAGGGATTTGCGTCTCTTCATAGGCGGTATCTGCTTGTCGAGTATGAGCCGGCCCATCTCGTACGAGAGAGCCATGGTGTGGAAAGTTCTGAATGAAGACGACGGCCCACATTGCCTCTGCTTCATGTTCATCAATTGGTCGTTTGTCTAAACATGCATTCGTTGAAAGTAACTAAATCCAACCCTTTTCCCGAAATTtatttatacaccaaaaatcaCAACACATAATAATACAGCGCGCACACAAAATTTTCAAGAATAAGAGGCACAATTTTGCTGCCTCAAATCCTTATAGAATCTTGTAATAAACTCTTCAGCAGCTTCATCTACGCGATTATCTTCTTCGTCGTTTCTCAACGGAAACGGTGAATCGGTAATCCTCAGCTGCCTCACCATCGGGCTCTGGCCGAAGCCTGGCAGAGCCGGCGAGGCAGTGGCGCTGTGGAACATCTCGACCGCGGCCTTCATTAGCTCTTCCTCGGTGGGGCGGCACTGCTTCTTCCGCTTGTGCGCGGAGGTTTTGGCCCAGCTGAACTCGTATTCTAGGTGGCGGtcgcggtggtggtggtggggcaTGAGGCTGTGGATGGCGGCTTTGCCGGCGATCTTGCCACGCTTCATCAGCATGCTGAGATTGGCTAATAGTTTCCCCTTTGAAATGCCTTTTCTCAACATGAAATATAgcacttttactattttgaaCAACTTCTTGGCTATGATTGGTAGATTTTGCTCCATTTTTCTGgctggattttttttatttttgtttgaagaTGGAGAATGTGTATGGATAGAGAAGAAGATTGTTTGATTTGATGAAATGGAAGCAAATGAAGGTGGTATATATAAAGGGTAGTAAAGTGTACACCCTGCTTTGTAGGTTGTATGAAGTGAGATTTGTTCAATTTGATTAAATAAAACATTCTTCACTTTGCTTTTCAAAATGAGTGTTGTACATATTAATGACCAAACATGGTTTTATTTGAAGGTTATCTAAGTAAATATGTTGATTCGATGTTTAATAGTAAATCACGCATAAATGAAGAATGTAAATAAATACTATTTTAAAATGGGTGTAATTAGTTCGTTACAGCTCCAATATCTCTTTATTGAAAACATTAGTTGCTGTGATTGGTAACTTTGTTGAGAAATATTAATGGTTAATTGGTTACTCCAATCTACCTTGCTTAAAAAgctggaaataaaatttgaatcgATCTCAACCTATGGAAGTCATGGGACCGATCAATAGTGTAAATAAATTATGTTAAAACTCTTATAATTGTTGGATAATTAGTTAGATGAACTAGTAACAACCAAGCGAGTTAATGAAAAATTCAAAACCTTGAACCTTTGTTGATAGTTCTAATTGATTCTAAATCATGATCATTACAtaaagatgaaaaaaaattgtattgagATAAAATAATCGAATAAAAATGTCTCACTACTTACTCTACAATCATTGTTTCAAAAACTTTGAGATGACTGGTGTACGAAGAAATCAATGTCCAAAGATAGGcgaatttaataataattatatcgTTTTCAACCCGACCTGCAAGGAATAGAAGAATGGCGTTTATTTGACTCCAACATATAATTTTGGAATAATTTAAACATGCTATAGTGATTATGTCCAAAACATACAGCATGGTTTACTTAGCAAGAAAGGTATGAGTGGGACACGTGTCGGTTGTTGTCTTAAAATTATTTcacctaaaaatagaaaatgtatTTGCCAGGGAAATGAAgaaccttagagcatccacaaccgtgctcttgccagcggcacggttgtgggcccgggcggtactattcatgcctgctctctggcaagagcacaacacccacaactgtgctcttccgcaaggacgagcacaattaatataaaattcaattacacaacaacattttcataatactaaaattcattaaaaaaaccacaataaaaattacaaattacaaataaaataaaaagacataattaaaatcctaaaaattaaaaattacataattaaaatactaaaaattaaaaattacataattaaactcctaaaaattaaaaattacataattattggctaatataacccgaggaagactacgcatccggcggcaccaaccccaattgtttttggagacccaatatcatggactcgtgcgtttgaagttgcgtggggtcatagttgacctatcggccatattgagttgggccaaaagggcccacaacgagttgttcgggggtggaggtggaacatagggtgcgggttcgggagcaggggcagatggagtcgcggcgcgacgtcgttcggccgccgccttcttcctaccttgcggtcggcgtcgggaaccgcttggtccggcatcggggctacccaagttagctccggcgagttggctagccacttcttccgagccggagtcggatagtgctaccgaccgtgagcgtttggaggagccgctagaggaggatgttatgcctcccttatacttcgggtgcgtccgcgtctcctgccaaacgttaagatatttgaacgacttaccgttcatggattggtaggtgctcagcgaggcggtgatgatgtcgacctcgctttggccgctcccggcattccgggactcctggatgaaatagccgttgaacttgccaatttcttcgttggctcggccgatgcagttgcgcaccatactctcgttgcgctcgatcgttcccggcggccggtgtgcattgtaccggctagagacgcgccaccaaaagtgatcgccggattggttcgttccaaccaccgcatcttcggagatttccaagtacgccttgaacaatctttccatctccgccggtgagtacggtgtgcggacaccggcgcgagatggaggattcggcatttgggaaggggcgcgaggcctaggctccggtgtccacccgtagcgcccatcggaggcaccttgatcgtcgattgggtatggccggtagccactcggaacgcccgaatcttgggtgagaggaggggccgaatattccgtttccggactaggaaacggttgcgaaccgaaccattcggggttccaaccgtgagagccgcttgggttgtcgtcgttaccggacatagtggtgttgtagggtgtgagaggaagatgaaaatggatatgagagattgaagatgagaatggagatgagagaatgatgatgagaattgtgtagtgaaagtgtgaatttttgggagtgaaattgggggtatttatagatgaaagtgtgtatttttggggtaaaaaaaataaataaaaaaattaaaaagtggggaaaaacggttataaacggatataattttttggggaagtgaaaaaaaaaaattttttattttttatcggtttttttaataaaaaaccgatttttttaaaaaaaaataaaaaattgtttgaaaccaacggctatgccgttggcgaatgggagagtgacacgtgtgcgtccgctggcacggacgtgctcgatacatcgagcagcgccgtgccagcggcgcggttgcagcggcggcggttcttcgccttgccgctggcacggacggcggtggcgccaaccgccaccgctgcggatgctcttattgtCGGTAGGAAAGTACGTAGTATTTGCCATGTTGCTGGTCAGAATACACATATCCCAATTGGTACAAATACAACAAAAAAGTACAATTATATccataatagtataaaatattatGCCATCCCACATATCATTTGTGATTATTAACTAATTTAAATTCCGTAATATATTGGCTATGTTAATCgaattatagtttttttttcatgattCGTAGTAATTCTTATTCGATTATGATCTAAATTGTTAAATTTGCGTCATTTGTAAATTTGAGGATCTTGGTCACAATTTTAAAATAGAAGGAATAATCAAGAGTGATGATGTGAGGCCTACTGTATTGAAAATGGAGATTTAAACAGGTGTTTAATTATTCTTTCGATATTTTTCAGATTTGGATTTAACTTTAGTTATTTTGTTTGCGTGTAACTGTTTTCAATTGGGATTATAAATTGagtgtatatataaataaatatacgagatttcaatttcaatttctatGTATTTTCCGACCTTACTTTTGCAATTCCAATTTCATGTATTTCCGACCTTACTTTTataattccaattccaattccaattccaatttcaattccaatttcaatttcaatagATCCTCAGAGTCGAACAATTTTTGTGCAACATAATAGAGGAAAAGGAAGCATGATAGAGGAATAACAATGGAAAAAATAAGCATTGCTGCTTTGGACATGCACTTCATGTATGGATACACAACCAACACGTGtatacaattattattttaaaaataggatGCAGCAATTGTACACTTTCATTAAAAACCTTAATTCCTTGCTATCTTGCATCCTAAAGAGGAGCAAATGTAATAGTATTTGATTTGGTTGGAAACTTGGAatcaaacatttaattatgactTAAATAAAGTATACACGTACTAGTATAAAGAGAAGCGAACAAAGGAGTAATTTTTATTGCTAAATACGGAATAGTATAGCTAGTATTTAATTTCCATTTAGTTCAAGCTTTGGGAATTATAATAATTAACTACAGAAAATGTTAACacacatttttatatattttattagcaATAACTTATAAGTTGAGTTTGTTAATGATATGGAAGGTGCCTAGATTTCGACCTTTGTTATAACTTATAATTAATCTTAACCTTGAAAATAGGGAATGACATTAATTAAGTGTGTAAGGAATCTATGTTATATTTTGGTTTAGCATTCGTTGATGAATAAGGAATTAAATTTCTTGAAAATAATCATTATATTAGTACATGATTAATCTTTACAATTTCAAccataaaaataagtaaaaaaatgtCTATATTAGTCTAGTAGCGATACGATAGATATAAGAGGTCAAAGATTTTGAATTTGAGTAGCGTGACATAATCtttaaattttattcatttatggATTAAAAAAATGTTCAAGGTGGTACATAAAGTGCATCTCTAATGAAAACCTTACTTTTAATCGAATTAACAGAACTAGTTAGTTTGAAATcataacttttaaatttttaataatcgCCTAATGAAGTATACTAGAATATTTTAGTGCATGAAAATGCCTGTAAAAGAATGCAAAAGTAAGGTCGGAAAATATACTTCGCATATCCAAAAAGTGAAGAGGCGTACATATAATATAAGTATGCTTGGCTTTACGGAAATTAAGTGCTATGATATCGACCTCTTTTTGACCCCATGTTATGTTTTAATACAAGTTTACAACTGTCAAAATATACTTAGCATATCCAAAAAGTGAAAGAGGAATAATATAAGTATGTTTGGTTTTATGGAAATTAAGTGCTCTGAACTCGAACACATCTTTTTGTCCCAATGTTGTGTTTAAATACAAGTTTACAACTGTGGTAAGGATATACTCTATCCATTCGATTGTGATTGTTTATTTTGATTCACATAAATGTAAAGAGAAAATATGGATTTTAGATTAGTTAAATATGAGTCAGTATACTCTcgtccaataaaaatatgtgcactctTCATTTCAtccatctcataaaaatatattcatttccaTTAATGGAA
This region includes:
- the LOC121745770 gene encoding uncharacterized protein LOC121745770, with translation MEQNLPIIAKKLFKIVKVLYFMLRKGISKGKLLANLSMLMKRGKIAGKAAIHSLMPHHHHRDRHLEYEFSWAKTSAHKRKKQCRPTEEELMKAAVEMFHSATASPALPGFGQSPMVRQLRITDSPFPLRNDEEDNRVDEAAEEFITRFYKDLRQQNCASYS